A single region of the Calonectris borealis chromosome 21, bCalBor7.hap1.2, whole genome shotgun sequence genome encodes:
- the NDOR1 gene encoding NADPH-dependent diflavin oxidoreductase 1 isoform X10 has product MKMFWRFLFRKNLPPGSLCQLDYAVLGLGDSSYPKFNFVAKKLHKRVLQLGGNPLLPVALGDDQHDLGPDAVVDPWLLALWDKILALYPLPPGLDIISPDVRLPPKYTLHYLAEDSPHPDGGLLQPTAPRAVPSELHPFAARVVSNQRVTAESHFQDVRLIEFDVTGSGITFSAGDVVMIQPQNCPEDVQQFCQLLRLDPDRRFVLKPAEPGTSLPALLPQPCTIRHLVTHYLDISCVPRRSFFELLSYFSTNELEREKLQEFSSAQGQEELYSYCNRPRRTTLEALWDFPHTTCAIPPEYLLDLIPRIRPRAFSIASSMLAHPDRIQILVAVVRYKTRLSKPRRGLCSTWLASLNPEQGDVRVPLWVKKGGMKFPADPDTPVIMIGPGTGVAPFRAAIQERVAQGRRGNCLFFGCRQKSKDFYCQAEWEELVTKGFLMLFTAFSRDQEEKVYVQHRIQENRRLVWELLSSRSAHVYLAGNAKQMPAAVAEALQSVLQLEGGLSPSEAEEHLTALERSQRFQSETWS; this is encoded by the exons GTTTAATTTTGTTGCGAAGAAGCTGCACAAACGGGTGCTACAGCTTGGGGGCAACCCTCTGCTGCCGGTGGCGTTGGGAGATGACCAGCATGACTTGGG GCCAGATGCAGTGGTTGATCCATGGCTCCTGGCCTTATGGGACAAGATCCTCGCCTTGTATCCTCTCCCTCCTGGCCTTGACATCATCAGTCCAGATGTACG cctgccccCAAAATACACCCTACACTACCTGGCTGAGGACTCCCCGCACCCCGATGGTGGCCTGCTCCAGCCGACAGCACCCAGGGCTGTTCCCTCCGAGCTGCATCCCTTTGCTGCCCGCGTGGTGTCCAATCAGCGAGTCACGGCAGAATCCCATTTCCAGGATGTCCGGCTCATCGAGTTCGATGTCACAGGCTCAGGGATCAC GTTCAGCGCCGGAGACGTAGTGATGATCCAGCCCCAGAACTGCCCCGAAGACGTGCAGCAGTTCTGCCAGCTCCTGCGCCTGGATCCAGACAGACGCTTTGTGCTGAAGCCCGCAGAGCCCG GCACGTCCctccctgccctcttgccgcaGCCCTGCACCATCCGGCACCTGGTCACCCACTACCTGGACATCTCCTGCGTGCCACGGCGCTCATTCTTTGAGCTCTTGTCCTACTTCTCTACAAACGAGCTGGAGCGGGAGAAGTTGCAGGAGTTCAGCTCTGCACAGGGTCAGGAAGAGCTGTACAGCTACTGCAACCGGCCCCGCAGGACCACTCTTGAG GCCCTCTGGGATTTCCCTCACACCACCTGTGCCATTCCACCCGAATACCTGCTGGACCTCATCCCTCGCATCAGACCCCGTGCCTTCTCCATCGCCTCCTCTATGCTG GCTCATCCTGACCGGATCCAGATCCTCGTGGCAGTGGTGCGGTACAAGACACGGCTCAGCAAACCCCGCCGTGGTCTCTGCTCTACCTGGTTGGCTTCTCTCAACCCAGAGCAAG GTGATGTCCGGGTGCCTCTTTGGGTGAAGAAAGGAGGAATGAAGTTCCCAGCTGACCCTGACACTCCCGTGATCATGATTGGCCCTGGCACAGGGGTGGCACCTTTCCGAGCAGCGATACAGGAGCGGGTGGCACAAGGACGTAGAG GGAACTGCTTGTTCTTCGGCTGCCGCCAGAAATCCAAGGACTTCTACTGTCAGGCGGAATGGGAAGAACTGGTGACGAAGGGCTTCCTGATGCTCTTCACTGCCTTCTCCAGGGACCAG GAGGAGAAGGTTTATGTTCAGCACCGCATCCAGGAGAACCGAAGGCTGGTGTGGGAGCTGCTGAGCAGCAGGAGCGCTCATGTCTACCTGGCTGG GAACGCCAAGCAGATGCCGGCGGCGGTGGCCGAAGCCCTGCAGTCGGTGTTGCAGCTGGAAGGTGGTCTGTCGCCCTCCGAAGCAGAGGAGCATTTAACAGCCCTGGAACGGTCCCAGCGCTTCCAGTCTGAAACCTGGTCGTAA
- the LOC142091562 gene encoding ring finger protein-like: MQPAAGEEAEPGPQPVQAAGGEGCAGQQGESETAGSGGPREPPRLCGEAPAAAWGRWNPPPAEDATEPLLPGHDEPPAHGASLPAGQDPPAAAATSLILPHGESPALRRGSPSLESASSSILSLFGEEEETSSSEAAAEPCHVPAGSEDECPICTEPYDDQRHKPALLNCNHGLCRACLRAIMDTAAGAEFGRVRCPICRQKTPMLEWEICKLQEELLLLHAQPSSPGALATPRPPALPPRRPGLAGALEHRFQVRFHTSRMFGCLPCVRYPPCLIRGLGRLERRCRCCYLLVLALLLAAEMLSLLLIFLPIVLMVLLFLILDK; this comes from the coding sequence ATGCAGCCGGCAGCAGGCGaagaggcagagcctggccccCAGCCGGTGCAGGCAGCCGGCGGGGAGGGCTGTGCCGGGCAGCAGGGTGAGAGCGAGACTGCAGGGTCGGGGGGCCCCAGGGAGCCGCCCCGGCTCTGTGGAGAGGCACCCGCCGCTGCCTGGGGACGCTGGAACCCGCCGCCGGCGGAGGACGCAACCGAACCACTCCTGCCCGGGCATGACGAGCCGCCTGCCCACGGTGCCTCCCTGCCTGCGGGGCAGGACCCTCCCGCTGCCGCTGCCACCAGCCTCATCCTGCCCCACGGGGAGAGCCCAGCACTGCGGCGGGGGTCACCCAGCCTGGAAAGCGCCTCCAGCTCCATCCTGAGCCTCTTCGGCGAGGAAGAGGAGACGTCGAGCAGCGAGGCGGCGGCAGAGCCGTGCCACGTGCCGGCGGGCAGTGAGGATGAGTGCCCCATCTGCACAGAGCCCTATGACGACCAGCGGCACAAACCGGCCCTGCTCAACTGCAACCACGGGCTGTGCCGCGCCTGCCTGCGCGCCATCATGGACACAGCCGCCGGCGCCGAGTTCGGCCGCGTGCGCTGCCCTATCTGCCGCCAGAAGACGCCCATGCTGGAGTGGGAGATCTGCAAACTGcaagaggagctgctcctgctgcatgcccagcccagctcccccggTGCCCTggccaccccccggccccccgccctgccgccccGGCGCCCAGGCCTTGCCGGCGCCCTCGAGCATCGCTTCCAGGTGCGCTTCCACACCAGCCGCATGTTCGGGTGCCTGCCCTGCGTCCGCTACCCGCCCTGCCTCATCCGCGGGCTGGGGCGGCTGGAgcgccgctgccgctgctgctaCCTCCTGGTGCTGGCGCTGCTGCTGGCGGCCGAGATGCTCAGCctgctcctcatcttcctccccaTCGTCCTGATGGTGCTGCTCTTCCTCATCCTCGATAAATAG